The window TCTCGATCGGCGTGGTCTACAACAACGCGCGCATCGCGCTCGCCGAGCGCGGCTGGGAGCTGGCCTCGCTGCGCGTGCTCGGCTTCACGCGCGCCGAGGTCTCGGCGCTGCTGCTGGGCGAGTTGGCGCTGGCGATTGCGCTTGCGCTGCCGCTCGGCATGGCGCTCGGCTGGGCACTGGTGCACGGCGTCAACGAGCTGCTTCGCTCGGACCAGTTCCTGTTCCCCGCCACGATCCGCCCGCGCACGTACGCCTGGGCCGCGTTGTGTGTCGCGGTTGCCGGAGTGGGCAGCGCGCTCGTGGTGCGCCGGCGCATCGACCGGCTCGACCTGGTGGCGGTGCTGAAGACGAGGGAGTGATGATTAAGAAGACCACCATGGCCTACACCGCCGGTGCGCTGCTGGCAGCGGCTTTGCTGCTGACCTGGGCCTTCGCGCCGCGGCCGATGGACGTGCAGACGGCCCAGGCCAGGCTCGGCCGCTTCGAGGCCGCGATCGAGGAGGACGGGCGCACGCGGCTGCGCGAGCGCTACCTCGTCTCGGCGCCGCTGGCGGGCCGACTGCGGCGCATCGAGCTCCACGAGGGCGACCGCGTGCAAGCCGGCGCGGTTCTCGCCATGCTCGACCCGGTGCTGCCGCCGATGCTGGACGAACGCACGCTGCGCGAACAGCAGTCGCAGCTCGAGATCGCGCGAGCCAACGTGCAGCGCGCCGGCGCCCGCGCTGCGCGCGCCGCGGTCGCGCGGCTGCAGGCCGCGCACGACGCCAGCCGCAGCGCCGAGCTTGCGCAGCAGGGCTTCGTTGCCATGACGCGGCTGGAATCCGACCGCCTGGCGCTCGCCGCCGCCGAGCGCGAAGTCGATGCGGCCGAGAGCGAGCGGCTGGTTGCAGTGCATGGCGTCGAGCAAGCCCGCGCCGCGCTCGCCGCCGTGCGGCAGCCCACGCCCGGGCGCGCCTTCACGCTGCGGGCACCGGTGGCAGGCACGGTGCTGCGGGTCGCGCAGGAGAGCGAGGCCAGCGTCGCCACCGGCGCGCCACTGATGGAACTGGGCGACGTACGTGAACTGGAAATCGTGGCAGAGCTCTTGACCGCCGACGCGCTGCAGGCCGCGCCCGGCAGCCGCGTGCTCATCGAGCGCTGGGGCGGCGAAGGCGTACTCGAAGGACGCGTGCGCCGCGTCGAGCCGGCCGCGTTCACCAAGGTCTCGGCGCTCGGCGTCGAGGAACAGCGCGTGCGCGTGCTGATCGATCTGGTTGCGCTCGAGCGAGCGCCGGCGCGCTGGCGCTTGCTCGGAGACGGCTTCCGTGTCGGCGTGCGCATCATCACGGTGTCCGAAGAACAGGCGGTCGTGGTTCCTGTCAGTGCGGTGTTCCCGTCGGTCGACGATGGCGGCGCGGGCGCTGCCGTGATGGTGGTCGAAGACGGCCGTGCCCAACTGCGCCGCGTCGATCTGGGCGCACGCAATGGCAGCCAGGCCTGGCTCCGCGGGGGGCTGGCCGCAGGCGCCACGGTCATCGTCTACCCACCGCCAGCGCTGCAGCCGGGCCAGCGGGTACGCGGGAAGGCCGGCTGAACCCTGACAGCCCGGAAGGCGTGCGGCTCGCTTGACGGAGCGCAACACCAATTCTCGCCTGCTGGAGATGCTTCAGCATGTGGAGCGATCTCGACCCATGGCGGTTGACAAGTCGCCTCTGTACCGGCGCCGCCTCGGCGCACGGGCGGCTTCGATGCCGCCGGCCGAACTGCTGCCGGTGGGGAAGGCCGAACTCATGCGCGGATTCGACGACTGGGCCACGGATCGGGACATCCACCTGGATGAGATCCACCGCTTCATCGCCGATCCGGGGAACAGCTTGCGCCGCTGTGGCCATTGGGCCGCGCTCCTCATCGCCGCTTGATCAGCGCAGGGCACTGGAGGAGCGGGTGACGCCGGCACCTCTGCCTGGGCCATGAGACGATGTGCTCGGCGTTTCCTCGTATCGGTCGAACAACCGACT is drawn from Methylibium petroleiphilum PM1 and contains these coding sequences:
- a CDS encoding efflux RND transporter periplasmic adaptor subunit encodes the protein MIKKTTMAYTAGALLAAALLLTWAFAPRPMDVQTAQARLGRFEAAIEEDGRTRLRERYLVSAPLAGRLRRIELHEGDRVQAGAVLAMLDPVLPPMLDERTLREQQSQLEIARANVQRAGARAARAAVARLQAAHDASRSAELAQQGFVAMTRLESDRLALAAAEREVDAAESERLVAVHGVEQARAALAAVRQPTPGRAFTLRAPVAGTVLRVAQESEASVATGAPLMELGDVRELEIVAELLTADALQAAPGSRVLIERWGGEGVLEGRVRRVEPAAFTKVSALGVEEQRVRVLIDLVALERAPARWRLLGDGFRVGVRIITVSEEQAVVVPVSAVFPSVDDGGAGAAVMVVEDGRAQLRRVDLGARNGSQAWLRGGLAAGATVIVYPPPALQPGQRVRGKAG